One genomic region from Candidatus Eisenbacteria bacterium encodes:
- a CDS encoding PQQ-dependent sugar dehydrogenase yields MGWARWLLVAMLAFGRPAPATVLPTGFVETVLTDQLASATAAAIAPDGRIFVAEQNGTVRVIKGGVLLDAPFAQVPADDFGERGLLGITLHPDFPTTPYVYLYYSALGIEANRLSRFTADGDVAAGSEEVLFEQPSFNLADIHMGGALHFGPDRMLYVAVGDQTRSVEAQWTTSVVGKILRVDENGAIPSDNPFYATSTGLARAIWALGLRNPFTFAFHPTSGRLLIDDVGQASWEEIDEGMVGANYGWPETEGATDDPRFVTPLYSYSHLTPFNLGGGCAISGGTFYAPPVATFPTDWVGGYFFADFCAKWIRWFDPAVTPASPTFFATALTGRPADLDVGPDGSLYVLGRLGDPPREDDTAMVSRITYTGTRAPQITVQPASQTIFVGDPVTFDVGATDADNFQWQRDGADIPGETGTSYTIPAVAPEDDGAVFRAIATNGYGSTSSDGAFLTVTSDQAPTATIDVQAPRALYEAGDHITFSGTASDPEDGPLPPEAFTWTVNFHHDTHFHPFLPATSGVTGGDFTIPPSGETSPNVWFRIILKVVDSGGRSFTTSAEIHPEIGTLTLTTDPSGLRVDLDGQPHTSPFVVDGVVGLQRTVGTVQVQNPAGVAYNFTGWSDGQSRQHQIVFPPGDTTLTANFVPLPTTTTSTSTSTSTSTSTTTSSSSTTSSPETTTTGPVATTATTTTEPATTSTIVTTSTTEPPSSTSSSTSSSSSSTTSSSSTSTSTSSSTTSSSSTSTSSSSSTTSSTSTTTTSSTSSSTSTSTTTAPTPTTQPPPSCEEPCDDGDPCTASACVDGVCTHVPLEGIAAAACVCDRRPPAACGDSPLAGGVRKRLGRACRALVRAETVTAPEVRRGLLRLALQRWRDAARQVRYSGSTGRIAPACVRALEAQLGEARSRAKSARRELAAP; encoded by the coding sequence ATGGGATGGGCTCGCTGGCTGCTGGTCGCGATGCTCGCCTTCGGGCGTCCGGCACCGGCGACGGTCCTGCCGACCGGCTTCGTCGAGACGGTGCTCACCGATCAGCTCGCGAGCGCCACCGCCGCCGCCATCGCTCCCGACGGCCGCATCTTCGTCGCCGAGCAGAACGGCACGGTGCGGGTGATCAAGGGCGGTGTGCTGCTCGACGCGCCGTTCGCCCAGGTTCCGGCCGACGACTTCGGCGAGCGCGGGCTCCTCGGCATCACGCTGCACCCGGACTTTCCGACCACGCCCTACGTGTACCTCTACTATTCGGCACTCGGGATCGAGGCGAACCGTCTCTCCCGCTTCACCGCCGACGGCGACGTCGCGGCCGGCAGCGAGGAGGTGCTGTTCGAGCAGCCTTCGTTCAACCTGGCCGACATCCACATGGGCGGCGCCCTGCACTTCGGACCCGATCGCATGCTCTACGTCGCGGTCGGCGATCAGACACGCTCGGTCGAGGCGCAATGGACGACCAGTGTCGTCGGCAAGATCCTGCGCGTGGACGAGAACGGCGCGATCCCGAGCGACAATCCCTTCTATGCAACCTCGACCGGTCTCGCGCGCGCCATCTGGGCGCTCGGCCTCCGCAACCCGTTCACGTTCGCCTTCCATCCGACGAGCGGCCGGCTCCTCATCGACGACGTCGGGCAGGCGTCGTGGGAAGAGATCGACGAGGGAATGGTCGGCGCCAACTACGGCTGGCCGGAGACCGAGGGTGCGACGGACGATCCGCGCTTCGTGACGCCCCTCTACAGCTACTCGCACCTGACGCCGTTCAACCTGGGAGGCGGCTGCGCCATCTCGGGCGGCACCTTCTACGCGCCGCCCGTCGCGACGTTTCCGACGGACTGGGTCGGCGGCTACTTCTTCGCCGACTTCTGCGCCAAGTGGATCCGCTGGTTCGATCCCGCCGTGACGCCCGCGTCGCCCACCTTCTTCGCGACCGCGCTCACCGGACGGCCCGCGGACCTCGACGTCGGACCCGACGGAAGCCTCTACGTGCTCGGACGCCTGGGCGACCCGCCGCGCGAGGACGACACGGCGATGGTCTCGCGCATCACCTATACCGGCACGCGCGCGCCGCAGATCACCGTCCAGCCCGCCTCCCAGACGATCTTCGTCGGCGATCCCGTCACCTTCGACGTCGGGGCGACCGACGCCGACAACTTCCAGTGGCAGCGCGATGGCGCGGACATCCCGGGCGAGACCGGGACGAGCTACACGATCCCCGCCGTCGCCCCCGAGGACGACGGCGCCGTCTTCCGCGCGATTGCGACCAACGGCTACGGCAGCACGTCGTCGGACGGCGCGTTTCTGACGGTGACGTCCGACCAGGCTCCGACCGCGACGATCGACGTCCAGGCGCCACGCGCGCTCTACGAGGCGGGCGACCACATCACGTTCTCGGGAACCGCGAGCGATCCGGAGGACGGCCCGCTCCCGCCCGAGGCGTTCACGTGGACGGTCAACTTCCACCACGACACGCACTTCCATCCGTTCCTCCCCGCCACGAGCGGCGTCACGGGCGGCGACTTCACGATTCCCCCCAGCGGCGAGACGTCGCCCAACGTCTGGTTCCGCATCATCCTCAAGGTCGTGGACTCGGGTGGGCGCTCGTTCACCACCAGCGCCGAGATCCATCCGGAGATCGGGACGCTCACGCTCACGACCGATCCGTCCGGTCTGCGCGTCGACCTCGACGGCCAGCCGCACACGTCGCCGTTCGTGGTCGACGGCGTCGTCGGGCTGCAGCGGACCGTCGGCACGGTGCAGGTGCAGAATCCCGCCGGAGTCGCCTACAACTTCACCGGCTGGTCCGACGGCCAGAGCCGCCAGCACCAGATCGTCTTCCCCCCCGGCGACACGACCCTCACGGCCAACTTCGTGCCGCTCCCGACCACTACGACCTCGACCAGCACGTCGACGTCGACCAGCACCTCGACCACGACGTCGTCCTCGAGCACGACCAGCAGTCCCGAGACGACCACGACCGGCCCCGTCGCGACCACCGCGACGACCACCACCGAACCTGCGACCACGAGCACGATCGTGACCACCTCGACCACCGAGCCACCGAGCAGCACGAGCAGCTCGACGAGCAGCAGCTCGAGCTCGACCACTTCGAGCAGCAGCACCTCGACGAGCACCAGCAGCTCGACGACCAGCAGCAGCTCCACGTCCACCAGCTCCAGCAGCTCGACCACGAGCAGCACGTCCACGACGACCACCAGCAGCACATCGAGCAGCACGAGCACCAGCACCACGACCGCGCCGACACCGACCACCCAGCCACCGCCGTCCTGCGAGGAGCCGTGCGACGACGGCGATCCGTGCACGGCGAGCGCGTGCGTCGACGGCGTCTGCACGCACGTGCCGCTCGAGGGCATCGCCGCCGCGGCCTGCGTCTGCGACCGTCGCCCGCCGGCGGCGTGTGGCGACAGCCCGCTCGCCGGGGGCGTCCGCAAGCGGCTCGGGCGCGCGTGCCGTGCGCTCGTGCGTGCGGAGACCGTGACGGCGCCCGAGGTACGTCGGGGCCTGCTCCGGCTCGCGCTCCAGCGGTGGCGCGATGCGGCCCGGCAGGTCCGCTACTCGGGCAGCACGGGTCGGATCGCTCCGGCGTGCGTGCGGGCCCTCGAGGCCCAGCTCGGCGAAGCGCGCTCCAGGGCCAAGTCGGCCCGCCGCGAGCTCGCGGCTCCGTAG